Part of the Thermus neutrinimicus genome is shown below.
GGGCTGAGATTAAAGGTGTAGACCCCGTTGTCCAAGGTAAAGGCACCCAAATCTTTCGTGCCAGCAAACAGCCGAACCTCAGCCACGCCGGAAAGGGTATCCGTAGCGCTCGCCCGCACCTCCACCGCTTCCTGGCCTAGGAGGGTAGGAACCGAAATAAAGCTAACGCTGGGAGGGTCGCGGTCCAGAGTAAAGCTTACGGGATCACCCTGCTTTTCCACCGATCCTGCCCCGGCCCTAGGTGTGAGCCTGTAAACCCCAGAGGGGAGGGAACTGGGTAACATCCCCTGCCAGGTGCCTCCGCTGGGAACAAGGGTTAGGGTGCCGTTTTGGGGACCCGTGTACGCCACCTCTACCCGGTCTATCCTCGCCCCAGGCCCAGTAGCGGTAGCGTTCACTTGCACCGACAGAGAGTTGGTAAAAGCGCCCTCGGCGGGAACCTTAATAGCAACGCTCAGGTTGATGGAACT
Proteins encoded:
- a CDS encoding Ig-like domain-containing protein gives rise to the protein MVARFILTGILSLALLAGCNNLSGTGVGTPSSSINLSVAIKVPAEGAFTNSLSVQVNATATGPGARIDRVEVAYTGPQNGTLTLVPSGGTWQGMLPSSLPSGVYRLTPRAGAGSVEKQGDPVSFTLDRDPPSVSFISVPTLLGQEAVEVRASATDTLSGVAEVRLFAGTKDLGAFTLDNGVYTFNLSPNVLPEGVVSLRAVARDRAGNEGSVSQSLNVDRTPPVVVWKAPADGAQVSG